A window from Pseudomonas sp. Tri1 encodes these proteins:
- a CDS encoding heavy metal sensor histidine kinase — translation MFALSVMLITAVSATLLRCSLKQSLEDQMQNELILRHSVLDPVLAKYDSPAFWVGLREKLDGLTPADERVRYWVLVDDPAYSYGGAMPDGQDWSKRPDGFSTVEIADRHRPMVLLVKTIAAMGSRPELRFIVGLDSTPFMKTLDQFTKTLILISALGVVLVALLGYWIARFGLGPVRRLSRQANSLPPGDSKQRLDTEALPSELQELAVSFNGALARQEAAWCQLEGFNANVAHELRTPLTNLIGQTQVALAHGRDVNELQDLLQSNLEELERMGTIVNDMLFLAGAESGQRATELSDVSLYEEASKTVEYLEPVLHDKQLSVEIEGDMRVCIDRRLFHRSLANLIQNAARYAVPQSVIIVRLESHGMQAEVSVSNAGEPIDNVHLERLFERFYRADAARARSDAHHGLGLSIVRAVASMHGGRVFAHSKDGLNTFGFSLTNQAAH, via the coding sequence ATGTTTGCGCTTTCGGTCATGCTGATCACCGCGGTCAGTGCGACGCTGTTGCGCTGTTCCTTGAAGCAGTCGCTCGAAGATCAGATGCAGAACGAGCTGATCCTGCGTCATTCCGTACTCGACCCGGTGCTCGCAAAATACGATTCGCCGGCGTTCTGGGTCGGCTTGCGTGAGAAGCTAGATGGCCTGACGCCCGCGGACGAGCGGGTGCGTTATTGGGTCCTGGTTGACGACCCGGCCTACAGTTATGGCGGGGCCATGCCGGACGGCCAGGATTGGTCGAAGCGCCCGGATGGATTCTCCACGGTCGAGATAGCTGACCGGCATCGTCCCATGGTCCTGCTGGTCAAGACCATCGCCGCCATGGGCAGCCGGCCGGAGTTGCGCTTTATCGTGGGGCTCGACTCAACGCCGTTCATGAAGACCTTGGACCAATTCACCAAGACGTTGATCCTGATTTCGGCGCTGGGCGTTGTGCTGGTTGCATTGCTAGGTTACTGGATCGCACGTTTTGGCCTGGGGCCGGTCAGGCGCCTGAGCCGTCAGGCCAACAGCCTGCCGCCGGGGGATTCGAAGCAGCGACTGGACACCGAGGCGCTGCCAAGCGAATTGCAGGAGTTGGCGGTGTCGTTCAACGGCGCCTTGGCTCGCCAGGAAGCAGCCTGGTGCCAGCTCGAAGGGTTCAATGCCAATGTGGCCCACGAGCTGCGAACGCCGCTGACCAATCTGATCGGGCAGACCCAGGTTGCGTTGGCCCACGGGCGGGACGTGAATGAGCTTCAGGATCTGTTGCAGTCCAACCTCGAAGAACTGGAACGGATGGGCACCATCGTCAATGACATGCTGTTCCTGGCGGGCGCCGAGAGTGGGCAGCGGGCAACCGAGCTCAGTGATGTCTCGCTTTATGAAGAGGCGTCGAAGACGGTGGAATACCTTGAGCCTGTCTTGCACGACAAACAGCTGAGCGTGGAGATCGAAGGCGACATGCGCGTATGCATCGACCGACGCCTGTTTCATCGCTCCCTCGCCAATCTGATACAGAACGCGGCGCGATACGCAGTGCCGCAGAGCGTCATCATCGTCCGCCTGGAAAGCCATGGCATGCAGGCCGAGGTGAGCGTTTCCAATGCGGGAGAACCGATCGACAACGTGCACCTGGAGCGTTTATTCGAACGCTTCTATCGCGCCGACGCCGCCAGGGCCCGGAGCGACGCGCACCATGGCTTGGGGCTTTCCATTGTGCGGGCCGTGGCGTCCATGCACGGTGGACGAGTGTTTGCCCACAGCAAGGATGGGCTCAATACCTTCGGATTTTCCCTGACGAACCAAGCGGCGCACTAG
- a CDS encoding heavy metal response regulator transcription factor, which yields MRLLIVEDEEKTSSYVHRGLSELGYIVDVATNGIDGLHYALEMDYDVVILDVMLPGKDGYGVLQGLRLYKKTPVIMLSARGTVDDRVRGLREGADDYLAKPFSFAELVARIQALIRRLADDTADPTHLRIDDLEVDLQARKVTRAGLRLDLTAKEFCLLSLLARHQGEILPKLMIAEQVWDMNFDSDANVVEVAIKRVRAKVDAPYPRKLLHTVRGMGYVLESREADGRQNGTP from the coding sequence ATGCGTTTGCTCATCGTCGAGGACGAAGAAAAGACGTCCTCTTATGTGCACCGTGGCTTGAGCGAGCTTGGCTACATCGTTGATGTCGCGACTAATGGCATCGATGGCCTGCACTACGCGCTGGAAATGGATTATGACGTCGTTATCCTGGATGTCATGTTGCCGGGCAAGGACGGGTACGGCGTGCTGCAGGGCTTGCGCCTGTACAAGAAAACCCCGGTCATCATGTTGTCGGCAAGGGGCACGGTGGATGATCGCGTCCGTGGGCTGCGAGAGGGCGCCGATGATTACCTGGCCAAACCTTTTTCATTTGCCGAACTGGTCGCGCGCATCCAGGCATTGATCCGGCGTCTCGCCGATGACACGGCCGACCCGACGCACTTGCGCATCGATGACCTTGAGGTCGACCTGCAAGCGCGCAAGGTTACCCGGGCCGGGTTGCGGCTGGACCTGACGGCCAAGGAGTTCTGTCTGTTGAGCCTGCTGGCGCGGCATCAGGGCGAGATTCTTCCCAAATTGATGATCGCCGAGCAGGTCTGGGACATGAATTTCGACAGTGACGCCAACGTGGTCGAGGTTGCGATCAAGCGTGTGCGAGCCAAAGTGGATGCACCTTATCCTCGCAAGCTGCTGCATACCGTCCGTGGCATGGGCTATGTACTGGAAAGCCGCGAAGCCGATGGCAGGCAAAACGGTACGCCATGA
- a CDS encoding lipocalin-like domain-containing protein — MTLKSRVLAVGAVIAFSVFSTAFAGKENSLVGTWRMISATVERQGSSSDAYGPNPHGWLVFTPELTFIEVLTDPRVPAFRSNVRGEGTDEENRAAMRGSIGFFGRYTVNPNGEFTGNTVEGATFPNWVGAVRTQDDLQLKVDGDRMVEDFRRPDGAKIHIVWERVR; from the coding sequence ATGACTTTAAAAAGCAGGGTACTGGCAGTCGGTGCGGTCATTGCCTTTTCGGTTTTCTCCACAGCTTTTGCGGGCAAGGAAAATTCGTTGGTCGGCACCTGGCGCATGATCAGCGCAACGGTTGAGCGCCAGGGCAGTAGCTCGGATGCTTATGGACCCAATCCTCATGGCTGGCTCGTTTTCACCCCAGAGTTGACGTTTATTGAAGTGCTCACAGATCCGCGTGTGCCGGCGTTTCGCTCCAACGTGCGTGGCGAAGGCACCGATGAGGAAAACCGTGCAGCCATGCGCGGTAGCATCGGGTTCTTCGGACGATATACCGTTAACCCCAATGGCGAGTTCACGGGCAACACCGTCGAAGGGGCTACGTTTCCAAACTGGGTGGGCGCTGTGCGTACCCAGGATGACTTGCAACTGAAGGTCGACGGCGACCGGATGGTGGAAGATTTCCGGCGCCCGGATGGGGCGAAGATTCACATCGTCTGGGAGC
- a CDS encoding MFS transporter, with protein MSTPSYLHRLSLALNARDDELRPALYGFLLFLCLFTGYFMLRPIRESMGIAAGVENLQWLFTATFLVMLAAVPLFAWLGSRVPRLRLIDWVYGFFGINLLMFVEFFQFQPDSVWLARVFYVWISVYNLFVVSVAWSLMADVFDSEQAKRLFAFIAAGASIGGLLGPALSALLIDTLGASGLMLLAALLLGATLVLKRALMRWREEGGAGRPGAAPTQSTRQPLRGNPFSGLTTVLRSPYLLGIAGFVVLLATVSTFLYFEQARLVAEHYPDRESQVRIFGTIDIIVQAGALLSQLFITGRIAPKLGVRALLAIVPLLMSIGFLGLALAPGFALLTMLMIVRRIGEYAFVRPGREMLFAPLDAESKYKAKNFIDTVVYRAGDAMSGWAKSLLDMLGQGAGLAAMIGACCALLWGYLGWQLGRQADDAASRELRLAIISARA; from the coding sequence ATGAGTACGCCTTCCTATCTGCACCGGCTGAGCCTCGCCCTTAACGCTCGCGACGATGAGCTGCGTCCGGCGCTGTACGGATTCCTGCTGTTCCTGTGCCTCTTTACCGGTTACTTCATGCTGCGCCCGATCCGTGAATCGATGGGCATCGCGGCGGGCGTGGAGAATCTGCAATGGCTGTTCACCGCGACCTTCCTGGTCATGCTGGCGGCGGTTCCGCTGTTTGCCTGGCTCGGTTCCCGGGTGCCGCGCTTGCGCCTCATCGACTGGGTGTACGGCTTCTTCGGCATCAACCTGCTGATGTTCGTCGAGTTCTTCCAGTTCCAGCCGGACAGCGTCTGGCTGGCCCGGGTCTTTTATGTCTGGATCTCGGTTTATAACCTGTTCGTCGTGTCCGTGGCCTGGAGCTTGATGGCGGATGTATTCGACAGCGAGCAGGCCAAGCGTTTATTTGCCTTCATCGCTGCCGGCGCCAGCATAGGCGGTCTGCTGGGGCCGGCCCTGAGCGCGCTGCTCATCGATACCCTCGGCGCTTCTGGGTTGATGCTACTGGCAGCCTTGTTGCTCGGTGCCACGCTTGTCTTGAAACGGGCACTGATGAGATGGCGCGAAGAGGGTGGGGCTGGCCGCCCAGGCGCCGCGCCGACGCAAAGTACTCGGCAGCCATTGCGCGGCAACCCGTTCAGCGGTTTGACGACCGTGCTCAGGTCACCTTACCTGCTGGGGATCGCCGGGTTCGTGGTGCTATTGGCGACCGTCAGCACCTTTCTTTATTTCGAGCAGGCGCGCCTGGTGGCCGAGCACTATCCGGATCGCGAATCGCAAGTTCGCATCTTTGGCACCATCGACATCATCGTGCAGGCCGGTGCGTTGCTGTCCCAGCTGTTCATCACCGGCCGCATCGCACCGAAGCTGGGGGTGCGTGCGTTGCTGGCCATCGTGCCACTGCTCATGTCCATCGGCTTCCTGGGCCTGGCGTTGGCGCCCGGGTTTGCGCTGCTGACGATGTTGATGATCGTGCGACGAATCGGCGAGTACGCGTTCGTCCGACCGGGCAGGGAAATGCTGTTCGCGCCCTTGGATGCCGAGAGTAAATACAAGGCCAAGAACTTCATCGACACCGTGGTTTATCGCGCCGGTGACGCCATGAGCGGTTGGGCCAAGAGCCTGCTTGACATGCTGGGGCAGGGCGCCGGCCTGGCCGCGATGATTGGCGCGTGTTGCGCGTTGCTGTGGGGTTACTTGGGCTGGCAATTGGGACGGCAGGCCGATGATGCCGCTTCGCGGGAGCTACGCCTGGCAATTATCTCGGCCAGGGCATGA
- a CDS encoding DUF2790 domain-containing protein produces the protein MNIQNLSIASLLAVITLSGSPLFAEENTEPPAYEYGMPLDIAHAIRIEVPSSQVCEVVRAKMTYVDTQGEIRQVSYLQQAEACSIQ, from the coding sequence ATGAATATCCAAAACCTGTCGATCGCCAGTCTACTGGCCGTCATCACGTTGAGCGGTTCGCCTCTGTTTGCCGAGGAAAACACCGAACCACCGGCTTACGAATATGGCATGCCGCTGGACATCGCCCACGCCATTCGCATCGAGGTCCCGAGCTCGCAAGTGTGTGAGGTCGTGCGGGCAAAAATGACCTATGTGGATACGCAAGGGGAAATTCGCCAAGTCAGCTATCTGCAACAGGCTGAGGCATGTTCCATCCAGTGA
- a CDS encoding oxidoreductase: MWNTTISAIGLLNTINPLMRLGRALVAGVALLSAVSIEASARVAPKPDWSTNDIPSQKGRIVLITGGTSGMGYEDALALARAGAQVIIAARNPERGAQAIARIQQSVPDAKVQFEAVDLADLSSVRDLAQRLNRRLPRLDVLINNAAIMAPSERGTSADGFELQLATNYLGHYALTGLLVPLLRQSQDARVVSLSSIAATRGAMNFDDLQAEQKYAPYQAYAQSKLAILHWAFALQRRSDAENWGIRSIAAHPGVAVTELVERGPGLNSEFGQRWAKDRDAYHSAAQGALPTLYAATAAQAVGGAYYGPTGDQEKRGPLGFAKTPAAATREADSDRLWTVSERLTGVTYP; encoded by the coding sequence ATGTGGAACACAACAATCTCCGCAATCGGCCTTCTGAACACCATAAACCCGCTGATGAGGCTGGGCCGAGCACTTGTCGCCGGTGTCGCGCTGCTCAGTGCCGTAAGTATCGAAGCGTCGGCTCGTGTCGCACCGAAACCCGACTGGTCGACCAACGACATACCGTCGCAGAAGGGCCGGATCGTCCTGATCACCGGCGGCACCAGCGGCATGGGTTATGAGGATGCGCTGGCACTGGCGCGTGCCGGCGCGCAGGTGATTATCGCCGCTCGCAATCCAGAGCGCGGGGCGCAGGCCATTGCACGCATTCAACAGTCGGTGCCCGATGCCAAGGTGCAGTTCGAGGCCGTGGACCTGGCCGACCTTTCGTCCGTGCGCGACCTGGCCCAGCGTCTTAATCGGAGGCTGCCGCGCCTCGACGTGTTGATCAACAATGCCGCCATCATGGCGCCGTCCGAACGAGGTACATCAGCAGATGGTTTCGAACTTCAGTTAGCAACCAATTACCTGGGGCACTACGCGCTGACCGGCCTGTTGGTGCCACTCCTGCGTCAAAGCCAGGACGCCCGAGTGGTGAGCCTTTCAAGCATTGCCGCCACTCGCGGCGCGATGAACTTTGACGATTTGCAGGCCGAGCAGAAATACGCCCCCTATCAGGCATACGCGCAATCGAAACTGGCCATTCTACATTGGGCGTTCGCGCTGCAGCGGCGCAGCGATGCCGAAAACTGGGGCATTCGTAGCATCGCCGCGCACCCCGGCGTTGCCGTAACCGAGTTGGTCGAACGCGGTCCCGGCCTCAACAGTGAATTCGGCCAGCGCTGGGCCAAGGACCGCGACGCCTACCACTCAGCGGCACAAGGGGCGTTGCCCACGCTGTATGCCGCCACCGCTGCGCAGGCCGTCGGCGGCGCCTATTACGGCCCGACCGGAGACCAGGAAAAACGCGGCCCGCTGGGCTTCGCCAAAACGCCTGCTGCAGCGACCAGGGAGGCGGATTCCGATCGGCTTTGGACGGTCTCCGAACGGCTTACCGGCGTTACCTACCCCTGA